In Ascaphus truei isolate aAscTru1 chromosome 5, aAscTru1.hap1, whole genome shotgun sequence, one genomic interval encodes:
- the LOC142495587 gene encoding uncharacterized protein LOC142495587 isoform X2 — MSGGCSKPDWIVKSQALKSKISQNRRKTQISAGKLSPKLYPATTIPNSACQDKQETKKNDTMQSRMYHCRGNNEIIREKSAYNRKQGNHAGDTLYLCNECGKGFDCSSKLVAHMRAHTGIRPYKCTECEKCFSFSSNLVKHRRIHTGEKPYICVECGKKFTISSALVTHQRVHTGERPFNCNECGKSFSDSSNLIKHQRTHREERPYSCQECGKSFSDSSNLVKHQRTHTGERPFLCGECGKNFSDDSTLVRHQKIHTQDKPYTCRVCGKTFSESSSLIRHQIIHTGEKPYTCIECGKCFSFSSNLVKHQRTHTGEKPYKCIECEKSFSTSSTLVTHQRTHTGERPFSCANCEKRFSDRSNLVKHQRTHTGEKPYSCTECKKCFAEASSLIKHIRTHM; from the coding sequence ATGTCAGGAGGATGTTCCAAACCAGACTGGATAGTGAAAAGTCAGGCTTTGAAGTCCAAAATATCCCAAAATAGAAGAAAAACCCAGATCAGTGCCGGAAAGTTAAGTCCAAAACTCTATCCTGCAACCACTATACCAAACTCTGCATGTCAAGACAAGCAAGAAACAAAGAAAAACGACACCATGCAATCAAGGATGTATCATTGTAGAGGAAATAATGAAATTATAAGGGAGAAATCAGCTTATAATCGGAAGCAGGGAAACCATGCTGGTGATACTCTCTATCTGTGCAATGAATGCGGAAAAGGGTTTGATTGCAGTTCAAAGTTAGTAGCTCATATGAGGGCCCATACTGGGATACGGCCCTATAAGTGTACTGAGTGTGAGAAATGCTTTAGCTTCAGCTCAAACCTTGTTAAACATCGGAGAATCCATACGGGGGAAAAGCCCTACATATGCGTCGAATGTGGCAAGAAGTTCACCATAAGTTCAGCTCTTGTTACTCACCAGAGAGTCCATACGGGGGAGAGACCCTTTAACTGTAATGAGTGTGGAAAATCTTTTAGCGACAGCTCGAACCTTATCAAACACCAGAGAACCCACAGAGAAGAAAGACCTTATAGTTGCCAGGAATGTGGAAAATCCTTTAGTGACAGTTCCAACCTTGTAAAACACCAACGAACCCATACAGGGGAAAGACCTTTTTTGTGTGGGGAGTGTGGGAAAAACTTCAGTGATGATTCCACCTTAGTAAGACATCAGAAAATCCACACACAGGACAAACCCTACACTTGTAGGGTTTGTGGGAAAACGTTTAGTGAGAGTTCCAGCCTCATTAGACATCAGATCATTCACACTGGGGAGAAACCCTACACATGCattgaatgtgggaaatgttttagcTTCAGCTCCAATCTCGTAAAACATCAAAGAACACATACCGGCGAAAAACCTTATAAGTGCATAGAGTGTGAGAAATCCTTTAGCACAAGCTCTACCCTAGTAACTCATCAAAGAACCCACACGGGGGAGAGGCCTTTCAGCTGTGCCAACTGTGAGAAAAGGTTTAGTGACCGCTCTAACCTTGTAAAACACCAGAGAAcccatacaggagaaaaaccgtACAGTTGTACTGAATGTAAGAAATGCTTTGCAGAGGCATCCAGTCTCATTAAACACATAAGAACTCACATGTAA
- the LOC142495587 gene encoding uncharacterized protein LOC142495587 isoform X1, protein MELHLPASLASLDQNCSAQMSGGCSKPDWIVKSQALKSKISQNRRKTQISAGKLSPKLYPATTIPNSACQDKQETKKNDTMQSRMYHCRGNNEIIREKSAYNRKQGNHAGDTLYLCNECGKGFDCSSKLVAHMRAHTGIRPYKCTECEKCFSFSSNLVKHRRIHTGEKPYICVECGKKFTISSALVTHQRVHTGERPFNCNECGKSFSDSSNLIKHQRTHREERPYSCQECGKSFSDSSNLVKHQRTHTGERPFLCGECGKNFSDDSTLVRHQKIHTQDKPYTCRVCGKTFSESSSLIRHQIIHTGEKPYTCIECGKCFSFSSNLVKHQRTHTGEKPYKCIECEKSFSTSSTLVTHQRTHTGERPFSCANCEKRFSDRSNLVKHQRTHTGEKPYSCTECKKCFAEASSLIKHIRTHM, encoded by the coding sequence CTGTTCAGCACAAATGTCAGGAGGATGTTCCAAACCAGACTGGATAGTGAAAAGTCAGGCTTTGAAGTCCAAAATATCCCAAAATAGAAGAAAAACCCAGATCAGTGCCGGAAAGTTAAGTCCAAAACTCTATCCTGCAACCACTATACCAAACTCTGCATGTCAAGACAAGCAAGAAACAAAGAAAAACGACACCATGCAATCAAGGATGTATCATTGTAGAGGAAATAATGAAATTATAAGGGAGAAATCAGCTTATAATCGGAAGCAGGGAAACCATGCTGGTGATACTCTCTATCTGTGCAATGAATGCGGAAAAGGGTTTGATTGCAGTTCAAAGTTAGTAGCTCATATGAGGGCCCATACTGGGATACGGCCCTATAAGTGTACTGAGTGTGAGAAATGCTTTAGCTTCAGCTCAAACCTTGTTAAACATCGGAGAATCCATACGGGGGAAAAGCCCTACATATGCGTCGAATGTGGCAAGAAGTTCACCATAAGTTCAGCTCTTGTTACTCACCAGAGAGTCCATACGGGGGAGAGACCCTTTAACTGTAATGAGTGTGGAAAATCTTTTAGCGACAGCTCGAACCTTATCAAACACCAGAGAACCCACAGAGAAGAAAGACCTTATAGTTGCCAGGAATGTGGAAAATCCTTTAGTGACAGTTCCAACCTTGTAAAACACCAACGAACCCATACAGGGGAAAGACCTTTTTTGTGTGGGGAGTGTGGGAAAAACTTCAGTGATGATTCCACCTTAGTAAGACATCAGAAAATCCACACACAGGACAAACCCTACACTTGTAGGGTTTGTGGGAAAACGTTTAGTGAGAGTTCCAGCCTCATTAGACATCAGATCATTCACACTGGGGAGAAACCCTACACATGCattgaatgtgggaaatgttttagcTTCAGCTCCAATCTCGTAAAACATCAAAGAACACATACCGGCGAAAAACCTTATAAGTGCATAGAGTGTGAGAAATCCTTTAGCACAAGCTCTACCCTAGTAACTCATCAAAGAACCCACACGGGGGAGAGGCCTTTCAGCTGTGCCAACTGTGAGAAAAGGTTTAGTGACCGCTCTAACCTTGTAAAACACCAGAGAAcccatacaggagaaaaaccgtACAGTTGTACTGAATGTAAGAAATGCTTTGCAGAGGCATCCAGTCTCATTAAACACATAAGAACTCACATGTAA